From Methanocella paludicola SANAE, a single genomic window includes:
- a CDS encoding GxxExxY protein, with amino-acid sequence MKKDPILNEINKITGQIVDAAFVVHTTFGPGLLESIYEECLIHELKLRGIKVESQINVPLDFKGLYIERGLILDVLVEGQVIVEVKSVKELHPVYEQQLLTYMKITGKRVGLLINFNAPLIKDGIKRMVL; translated from the coding sequence TTGAAAAAAGATCCCATACTCAATGAGATTAATAAGATCACCGGACAGATCGTTGACGCAGCGTTCGTCGTGCATACGACATTCGGGCCGGGACTGCTCGAAAGCATTTACGAGGAATGCTTGATACACGAATTAAAACTCAGAGGCATAAAAGTAGAATCACAGATCAACGTGCCTCTCGACTTCAAAGGTTTATACATTGAACGAGGCCTCATCCTCGACGTATTGGTAGAAGGCCAGGTAATCGTCGAAGTAAAATCGGTCAAAGAACTCCACCCCGTCTACGAACAACAATTACTAACATACATGAAGATAACAGGAAAACGAGTAGGATTATTAATTAACTTTAACGCACCGCTGATAAAAGACGGCATAAAACGAATGGTCCTATAA
- a CDS encoding NAD-dependent epimerase/dehydratase family protein: MSSRILLTGGLGQVGSYLCEELVQRGNIVTIIDNLSSTVNPYPSEANFVKGDIRDASTVSILMHSADAVIHCAAQIYVSRSMEDPLFDAQNNIIGTLNLLNAARKADIKRFVYFSSAATYGDPVRLPVDESHPQEPLSPYGASKLAGEKYALMFHRAYGLPSTVIRPFNIYSPRQDPSNPYSGVISKFMDSVSKGKPPVIFGDGSATRDFVSVHDVVNMVMLMLENSAAIGKAFNCGAGTKTRIDELARMVIRLYGKDSMRPELLPERPGDIKDSYADITLARDILGYSPKITLSAGLKEIVDLKS, encoded by the coding sequence ATGTCATCTCGTATTCTTCTTACCGGCGGCCTGGGCCAGGTGGGCTCTTATCTTTGCGAGGAGCTTGTTCAACGTGGCAATATCGTTACTATCATCGACAATCTCTCTTCTACGGTTAATCCTTATCCCTCGGAGGCTAACTTTGTAAAGGGCGACATCCGGGATGCGAGCACAGTGAGCATCCTCATGCACAGCGCCGATGCCGTTATCCACTGTGCGGCGCAGATCTACGTCTCCCGCTCCATGGAAGACCCATTGTTCGATGCCCAGAACAACATTATCGGCACGCTCAACCTCCTGAACGCCGCACGAAAAGCCGACATAAAGCGCTTTGTTTATTTTAGCTCTGCTGCTACATACGGCGATCCTGTCCGGTTGCCGGTCGACGAATCGCACCCCCAGGAGCCGCTGTCCCCGTACGGCGCCAGCAAGCTCGCCGGAGAAAAATACGCCCTCATGTTCCACCGGGCCTACGGCCTGCCTTCGACCGTCATCAGGCCATTCAATATCTACAGCCCGAGGCAGGATCCGTCGAACCCGTACAGCGGCGTAATATCGAAGTTCATGGATAGTGTGAGTAAAGGTAAGCCGCCCGTCATCTTCGGCGATGGGAGCGCTACCAGGGACTTCGTTTCGGTACACGATGTCGTGAATATGGTCATGCTCATGCTAGAAAACTCGGCCGCCATCGGTAAGGCATTCAACTGCGGCGCCGGTACTAAGACGAGGATCGATGAGCTGGCGCGGATGGTCATACGATTATATGGTAAAGATTCGATGCGTCCGGAGTTACTGCCAGAGCGCCCCGGCGATATTAAAGATAGCTACGCGGATATTACTTTAGCCCGGGATATATTGGGATATTCGCCGAAGATCACTTTAAGCGCTGGGTTAAAAGAAATCGTTGATCTTAAATCTTAA
- the wecB gene encoding non-hydrolyzing UDP-N-acetylglucosamine 2-epimerase has translation MKFCIILGTRPEIIKMSPLIRECEKQGLDYFVIHTGQHYSYEMDKIFFEELKLPQPKYYLDVGSGSHGHQTGKMLAGIEDVLVKEKPGIVYVQGDTNTVLAGALVASKLHIPIGHVEAGLRSFDRSMPEEINRVVADHVSDYLFAPTEASKALLLKEGIPESKIFVTGNTVVDAVYENSKIAVNSDVLSKLGLKPREYMLSTLHRQENVDDKARLSEIIQGLGEVSRKYGMPIVLPIHPRTKKMMNEFSLQPPAGIMMIEPLGFMEFLKAESNARLVLTDSGGVQEECCILGVPCVTIRENTERPETVDVGANVLAGYKCQNIVNCAGMMMNKNNGWVNPFGDGRTGKRIIQLSRGIGCCIISL, from the coding sequence ATGAAATTTTGCATCATCCTCGGCACACGCCCCGAGATCATTAAAATGAGCCCCCTCATAAGGGAATGCGAGAAACAGGGCCTGGATTATTTCGTCATTCATACAGGCCAGCACTACTCCTATGAGATGGACAAAATATTTTTTGAGGAGCTTAAGCTACCCCAGCCGAAATATTATCTTGACGTGGGGTCAGGAAGCCACGGGCACCAGACCGGGAAGATGCTCGCCGGGATCGAGGATGTATTAGTTAAAGAGAAGCCCGGTATCGTCTATGTCCAGGGCGATACGAATACGGTCCTTGCGGGTGCGCTGGTCGCTTCCAAGCTGCATATCCCGATAGGGCACGTCGAGGCCGGGCTGCGCTCCTTTGACCGCTCGATGCCCGAAGAGATCAACCGGGTCGTGGCGGACCACGTTTCAGACTACTTATTTGCCCCGACGGAGGCGTCGAAAGCGCTGCTATTGAAAGAAGGGATACCGGAGAGCAAGATATTCGTCACGGGCAACACGGTCGTTGACGCAGTTTACGAGAACTCGAAGATCGCTGTAAATTCGGATGTGCTGTCTAAGCTCGGGTTGAAGCCGCGGGAGTACATGCTCTCGACTTTGCATCGTCAGGAGAATGTGGACGATAAGGCACGTTTATCTGAGATCATTCAAGGTCTCGGGGAGGTATCTAGAAAGTACGGGATGCCCATCGTGCTGCCGATCCACCCGAGGACGAAGAAGATGATGAACGAGTTCAGCTTACAGCCGCCCGCCGGTATCATGATGATCGAGCCGCTGGGCTTCATGGAGTTCTTAAAGGCCGAATCGAACGCCCGGCTCGTGCTGACGGACTCGGGCGGAGTGCAGGAAGAGTGCTGCATCCTGGGGGTGCCTTGTGTCACGATACGTGAAAATACCGAAAGGCCCGAGACAGTGGATGTGGGGGCTAACGTGCTTGCAGGGTATAAATGCCAGAATATCGTGAATTGTGCAGGCATGATGATGAATAAAAATAATGGCTGGGTCAATCCCTTCGGCGATGGTAGGACGGGAAAAAGGATCATTCAATTATCTAGAGGTATAGGGTGTTGCATAATTAGTTTATGA
- a CDS encoding nucleotidyltransferase domain-containing protein yields the protein MMEQITDKKVKDWIDRFLAVIKEKYSPEKVLLFESRARGDNLIDSDVDLIIMSEKFEGINWLKRIRDVAVYWEGLVPLEPICYTPAEFEEKRR from the coding sequence ATGATGGAGCAGATTACAGATAAAAAGGTCAAAGACTGGATAGACCGCTTTCTGGCTGTGATAAAAGAAAAATACTCGCCCGAGAAAGTCCTGCTATTCGAAAGCAGGGCAAGGGGAGACAATCTGATCGATAGCGACGTGGATTTGATCATCATGAGTGAAAAGTTCGAAGGTATTAATTGGCTAAAGCGCATAAGAGATGTAGCCGTTTATTGGGAAGGCCTGGTACCGCTGGAGCCTATTTGCTATACTCCTGCCGAGTTCGAGGAAAAAAGAAGATGA